The genomic stretch CGTCACGTTCCTCCACGTGAATATAAGTGCTACTGTTTACAATCTCCATGCAAATTTTATCCCCTTTAATTTGCTTCGATGCAAACGCCTCACTTTCAGAAGACCTCCTCTATGCATGAAATTGCTAAAGTGAACTGAATTCGTATTTCCCATTTAAACCTGTTAATGGGCTTTGTGTGAAATGACACTATTTTGTGACTTGTGACCAAAAAGTGTGGGCCCAGATTCCAGGAGCAAGATGCCTGTTTTTCCAGGAATGGATTATATCCACCATGTATTGtttaagtgtttggaagatggatggatccatGAATGGGTGTTTATGTGAaactaaatttttttttacatttatgaatGATTTTAACTATCTTCGGTtagcattattttgttttattttgcattttatgttTCCATAAACAAGAACAATGTGTCATAAACGTCAaaccattattattacttttcatCTTGAATGCGGCATGCTCGGACATAGCTCTCAAAAAATGATTCATCTACAGCAATATCTTTGAAATTTAACTTCTCTATGAGGTTATGGTTGCCTTTCGCAAAAGTATAAATCATAAAAAGaactcatttatttatttgtgcgtGATCCAGAAGTGATTCAAAAGTATGGCGTTCGGTAACCATAGCAAGGCTTGGTAACAATGCGCTAATATTTATTCTGGCTGAGGTGTCATACAACCACAACCTCTTTGCCTTTTGCGCTACACGCTTTCATATTTTACTCCTGAGGTGCAGGAAATCGTTCTGCTCccatttaaatgcattttctgcaATCCCAGTCGTCTCTgcctttattttctgtttttagactTCATGTTTGAACTGTATAGGATGACTGATTGTCAGATTTTCGTTGCTGGTGTTTCATAATCTAACCCCCATTGTTTTGGAAACGCCAATGGTGTTTACCTGTATAGGAGTCAGACCTTTTATAAATGCAATTGTTACCGCGGCCCACGATTTAAAAAGAATTTAAGTTTTGTACATGGGGGGAATTTTCAAGAAGTTGAAGTCTGGAAGGAAATGGAAATTATTTCACTTTCTGGCAATCTGTCTCCCTCAGACAGACTGTTTGCCCAAATGATGGCCTAAGTGAATATAACCAATCTCTTCTTTTAGCAAGTCCAAAAATGTGTTCTCTATTACGTGCGTAATTAAATGAGCACTGAGTGTAACCGTGTCCAGAAAATGACAAAGTTATGTTGTTAAGTGTGttgtttttttgaaaaaaaaaatacttaatgTTCATCCTAGTTATTTCTTTCATTTTACATATTATAAAAGCTCTGGAAAAGACTATCAAGCTTTCAGAGTGATGACTTGTTGTCTGATGGCTCCAACAACCCtgcaaaattttttattttttttaaagcaaagcTATTGAGTAAATTAGGCTAAATAAGCAACTTCAGTTATATGATATCAGATTATTCTTGAGAATGAACCATTCTTCGGATAGACAAGGACTCACAAGTGGTCATATTTTGGTCTGGATACATACCTGCGAGTCTGCAGACCAGAGCAGCTTCTCTCTTCTTCATAGTCCAGGTTTCACCCATAACATCTATGCAATATGAAAGCTGGTcacaactatccatccatccattttctggaaccgcttgttctattcagggtcgggggggggggggtgtgggggtccggagcctattctggctaggggtgcaaggcagggaacaacctaggatggtgTGCTAACCCATCTAGTGCACATCCACACATCAGTCACTATGGATGTACACCAACAGACAAGTTGGtaaatccaattagcctcagcatgtttttggactgtgggggggaaaccagagtatccaaggaaaccccacgacgacatgaagagaacatgcaaatttatGGAAACCTGCCAGAGCcttaaaccctggtcccaggggtgtgaggtaacagcgcAAACCACTGCAATGaattcaactgaatgaaatgagCAGGATAAGCAGATGGATAATTGGTGATGGATCAACAACTAATCCATTGATTATTCTGATATCTTTCAGTGACATCaaacagaaaacagctgattCGGATTAGTCACTCTCATGGCATGGTTTCTTTgaagggtcaaaggtcatctgAAACCCAATCTCATTGTGTGCCCAGTCTAATTGTGCTTTCGTACGTGATGACACTGAACTACTGAAGTGAATCTTGAAGCTGGAAGATGATGCTTTTTAGACTGATTTACCAGTATATGCTGAGGTTACGACCAAAGCAACCCCGAAATTTCACAAATAAGAAACTGATGCTCGGTTTAGCAAGAAATCAGAAAAATTATAACTATCATACTTATATGTATCATTTTAGGTCTctctttttttgcattttgaagtcaaaacTAAAATGCAGAATTTTGGACACCCCCCACATCCACCCCCATCCTTTTTTTTGCAGTAGTTGGGCTAGTTGAGTTGGCCAGCTGTGTGGATCAGACATCTGTTAATTCTAAGGTTGGGGCAGCAGTGTCTGTTGGGTGCAAACTCCCCCCCAAGCCGTTACCCAGCCATGGGAAGGAATGTTTTTGTGCCTAGATTCCTCATCCCCTGAAAGGAAAAAAAGTTAAACTCATGGTAAATTTCCCGTGTGGTAAAAGGCTGAAAAATATCATTACCTACCATGCAATTGAATTCAGTGAAATTATAGTAACAATCATAGTATAAGCAGAGATACTTTGTGTGTAAGCTGTGACAAAACAATAAAAGGGCATCAGAATGAATTAGATGGGTAGAAAAATTAGGAGATGACGTCATTTTACGTCATGATTCTGTGTTTGAGTCGCCATAGAAAATCTTGTTATTTCAACTgtttgctgttttgtttggttttgtttgattttgtttggtttaacaCAGCAAAAACACTCTTTTCTCTGGACACAGAGCGGCCCTGGTTTATGGCTGCAGCCCCTCATAACACTTGGTAGTAGTTCGTAGTTTGATAAAACAGAAACTAGAAACAGTTTccatctgcattttttttattattccagGCCTGTCACAcaatacatttattattattatatgcacATATTACATTATAACCGCCACATAGATTCCAGATAGAAATTAATATGCACGGCATTGTGAATTTTAAATATAGTACAAatatatttaaagaaagaatgaattaaacagtaaaaaaatatttttgttacaTTATACACACAATCACAGCTGTCATTTCAGCTATGCTGGGTTATGGCGccatattaaaaaataataccatATGGCAGGGGCGTCAGAAATATTTTGAATGTGTGGTGGGGGACACAAATTAATGAAACGTGATTCAATGGCGGCGACGCCCATGCCATACGGGAAATTATAACCGGTATATCTGATGAACGGGCAAAGATGGCAAGATGTTTGTTGGCAAGGGAATATCACACAACTGTCAATGCAAATATATACAGTGATCAGTAAATGCACTAACCGGTAGAAGGTTATAtcacaatgtgcacagagtaCTTAGACACGTAGGATACGTGCCGGTCGAGATCACAAAAACTTAAAATCTTACTGGAAAGTAGTGAGATTTAgaattaaatcatttaaaacattatttATAAGTTCCAACACGAAGAAGAATGACGAATTTATTCTCATCCATCAGCTAACAACTGATGCATCTGCTTTAGCACATAAAATACATATGCTTATATTACGCGACTCTGGACAAAGAAGATTAAAATCATAGAATCATGGCCAAATTTTGTAGTAGGACTATTCTCGATATTAGCAGTTCTTGCTCTGCAGTGCCACCTTATGGATCAATGAAATACATGCCGTCAATTCACGGCTACTGCATCTGTAAACATAGCAGCTTAGTTTGTTCTCTTGTACCAATGCAATCCTATCAAGAACACAAGCTGCATTATTTCTACGAACAAGTAATTTTAATCAAGCAATCAAGTAAGATAACAATGGGTAAGTAATTATAGGCCCCAGCCCCAGCTTCACTAAGCATTTTGATTTGTGTAAGGGGTTTGGTGGTATAACACATATTGTTTAATCATCGTGATTCATTGTAACACGTGACATATTTCCGCTGAAGTTGTGTGGTCCTGGTTAGTAGATGAAAATAGCTCACGAACTGCAGAATGCAATATTTAAAAGGGCAGGCTTTCATGCACCTGAGTATAATGACAGTGCCGTAACAGAACTGCTGAAATATGCCGGCGTGGTTTTTTGCCCCTGTAGCATGACACTGTGCTAATTACAGCCATTTAAAATGCCCTTTGATATCTTTTGATGTAGTGCTGCAGTTGTCAGCCCAGTTTCTGCTCCACTGGCATCTCAAAAATGTAACTGGATACTTGTGGCAGTCCATTATTTAATCATAAAAGGTACGATATTGCTTTCAACCATCTTTACTTCTATAGTTTATGATGCTTTTCTCTTGGTTAACAATGAGTATTGTGAATATTACGTGTTTGTGTTACCTGTCTAGACTAAGCTTTGTATTTAATCATAggctttgctttttctgtgtaGAGTACTTCCAAATTTGATTTAAATAATACACTTACAAAGAGAGCAAGCTATAACATAATGAGGAAAACACATAAAACAGTAGTTACCAACATTAGGCTGAAACACAGATTTTAAATGGGCGCTATTGTGTATTTTAATAGCTAAGTCCTCAGTTGTCCGTCTGTGTTTCATACCTGTATATGCTGTGTCACATGTGAACCATTACTGTGTCTGTATGGTTCGGGCCctaattaaaatttaattatcCTAGGTGTCATTTCTCATCTCCCTTCCCCAACTGACGGGCCGACCGAATCCCCCcccaatttccatccatccattttccaaaccgcttatcctactgggtcgcggggggtccggagcctacccccccccccaatttataATCTCATACATTTGGACAGTGTGTCTGTATAAGGATAAACCCGAGTAAAAAATTAAGCTTACAAGGAAATAAACGTGTTTGAAGAGCACAAAGTCACACGACAATCCACTAGGACAGCTCTAAGACTACCGAAGCAATTCAGTTAATTGAAAGAGAAACGTAAAAAAAATGGCTCAGACTGACTAAAATGCATCCTGCCACACCTGGGCATGATTTTCATAGAAACTAAACACAATGAAAAAGGCAAATGCCACTAGCCGCAGGTATAAGGTAAGCAAACAGGCAACTATTTTATTAAACATCCTAAACGTACTGAAGTAATCATCCACTGAGGTGAATAtcagtgcatttttttctctAGTGACACAGTGTCTCAAAGTATTAAGACGGTAAAAAACATTTTGGGAAAAAGGCAGGAGGACAAAAAAATGCGAACAGTAGAGGGCAGTGGAAGTATGCATACAAAGTCTATATTATCCTCGTATGGAACGAGCACGGTCTATGAAGTGCTGAGAGATGAATAtttgttatattattttaaaagtaCCCTTGGAGCTATTGTCTTAGACACATTGCATGCACATATGACTCTATACATATATGATTCTAGATTTAAGTGTGAATTATGTTTATAAGAAAAACACACGGTGCATGTAGTTTTGATAGATAAAATAAAACTGCGAGACTTTTATTCAAATAAGagtaaaaataattaagacTAATTTTCATTGTAATAATTGATGAAATTTAAACGAACGCCTGTTATCAGATTACGGACATAAATTATCGATGACCCGTTCTCGCCATCTACATGAACCAATCGTGATTCACACGCATGGAGTTCGGAACCAATCAGAAAAGACACACTGATTTGAGCGTATCACCGTCTACGTCCATACTAATGCGTTTATTCTAAATtaagaaatggaaaaaaactCACCAATACAGTTCATTCGAATTGCGTACCGCGCAGGCATCACACTGCCTTTTGCTATCATTTAGTATTAGTACATATTCCAGCTGTCAGTATGGTTGAAGCGTTCTGTGGAACTTGGAAGCTTGTAGACAGTCAGAACTTTGACGAGTATATGAAAGCGATTGGTGAGTTTTCCCTCGATGCAAACATTGCAGATATTATAAAGATGGCATTCGTGAGCACAATATATATTGTTTGTTCTGAATATTTGATTTTGAGAGTAATTGGTATTTCATGTTTAATTTGTTTCAAATAGGAGTGGGCTTTGCCCTCAGACAAATTGGCAACGTTACGAAGCCCACTATCATCATCAGTGAGGATGGAGACAAGGTCGTCCTGAAAACCCAGAGTACGTTCAAAAACAACGAAATATCATTCATACTGGGAGAAGAATTTGAAGAGACAACGCCGGACGACAGGAAATGCAAAGTAAGCGTATCCAACTTTTTCCTCTTGCATTTTTGGATAAACTAGTGCTTAATTCCGTCTTACCGTCCCTACATGCAGTAAATATGCAAAGCCTTTATATAGAGTTGTCACCTTGTTGACTAGTATTCTTGATAATATGGCATTCGAGTGGCAGGTGTCAAAGCACTCGGATATACTACGGTAGAGAGAGGATAGGCGTGAATATATCCGAAAGGACAATGGGGCACCTACTATGGGTATTACGGTAGATATATTATAGTATTCATTAGTACCACTACAAACTACAAAAGTCCAATGATCAACTTGAATCACTTTTGATTATAGTCTACCGTGACCCTGGAAGATGATAAACTGGTCCAAGTTCAAAAGTGGGACGGCAAAGAAACCACGTTTGTCCGAGAGGTCAAAGACGGGAAGATGATCATGGTGAGCTATATATGCCTTGTTATCGCGATCAGTGCACTGCGATCTCTATAGTGCAGTAAAAAATAATGGCACTTTCCATATAAAAGGTTTATGAATGGATTATAATCTgattattaattaggttgtaacactttgtaaattattaatagactaatttaaacaagttataacacttttctttttattaataagttactaccatttacaagCGGCAAAAGGGAGCCTGATTGCAAAGTGGTAGCAAAATTATGAAATAATCTGAATGTAGACTTTGGCCGTCAGCATATTTACAGCTGCAGTAATCTAGTGTACCTGTAACTGGACGATTATAGGTGTGCACTCTTGTGACTGTATTTTGCGAAACGATTTTGTTAactatattttctttttttcttctttttgcaGAACCTTACCTGTAACGATGTCAATGCACTGCGCATATACGAAAAGGCGTAAAATACGTCGTCtctcttttaataattttatgCTTACTTAATTGCCTCTAGATCTAAAATGTTTTCCTTTGGTTTGCTTTTATGAAAACACATCGACGTCTGTTGCGTCCActtaatttttatatgaatatgctATACTGAAAAATAGAActtaataaaaaataagcagACCTACTGATTTTCTTATTGACTTTTTGACTATTTATCTTCTATACCTTTGTCTTCTATGTCGCCTAAAGGCGACACAGCCTCTAACAATTTGGAATACTATAGTTATTTACCATTTTATCTAAGCgatgaaatgaaaatgataaaaagaaaatacaatCTCCACTTTGCCATTTAGTTTCCAAAGCTTGTGCGCAAAAATCCTGCCAAAATGAACCTTAAAATGGAATAGCACCATTCGTATTTTAATTTTCCACTCATGTACGAGTCAGATGTGAAACattgaaaaaataaaattaaaaaccctTTTTGCCTTTTCATTTTCCAATTCGATTTTTCATTTCCTACTTTGCCGATTCATCTTCAAGTTCACGACATGCAAATACATGTTTATTGGAGCGGGGCAGTGGCCGGGGCAACGGATCACTGCTGCGCTCTCAGTGCGTTTGCTGATTCCGTTCTCCGTGTGTTTCTTGGCCATGGTCGCCCGTGTCGCCCAAACTAATGGCAAAGTCACACGCGTCTTTCGTTAGCTACTTATTTGCAGCTTCCGAATCGTTTAGCTTCTTGTTCGTAGCGTTGTATTTCACGGCTTAAGTTagcttcttcttcttattattatagcTTCTGGAAACTAAATGACAAAGTGGAAattgtattttctttttatcattttcatttgattttttGCAGAAAATACCTCCCATACAGACAAAGGAGACAAAGATACGAATaagtattctttattaataaataaataaattaagggCTGCATCATCTTCCGGGGGCAATAATAAGCATTGGGAGGTAACACCGTAACACAGCGCTATACATCACACCCAAGAAGTGCTCGATTATCACTACAAAATAATCAAAGCAATaagcactgcacactgcactgcCCCGTAACTCCGTCCCCGCCCTCGGCACACGCTGCTGCAGCGCTCAGTTAAAGACTTATCAACGCACAAGTACATCCACGCCGaatcaatttttaaaaaggACGGTTACTCCTCACTACAATGCTGAGCTTTTTTGGTGCTGAGGTACCACATAAATTCATTCATGTTTAAAACAGAGGTGGAACATTTTGACATGGCCTGGTTAGTTTAAGTAGTTCAACGCAAAATGTTTAGTGTTTTTCTCAAGAACCGGTTTGCAGTCTTACAGCTGAGAACACGGTTCAAATTCAAACAATAACCTTTGTTCATTACAAGTTATATGCTGGTCTTTGTTTGCTGGTCCATGCTGG from Brienomyrus brachyistius isolate T26 chromosome 14, BBRACH_0.4, whole genome shotgun sequence encodes the following:
- the LOC125708100 gene encoding fatty acid-binding protein, brain-like, coding for MVEAFCGTWKLVDSQNFDEYMKAIGVGFALRQIGNVTKPTIIISEDGDKVVLKTQSTFKNNEISFILGEEFEETTPDDRKCKSTVTLEDDKLVQVQKWDGKETTFVREVKDGKMIMNLTCNDVNALRIYEKA